Proteins from one Flavobacterium branchiarum genomic window:
- a CDS encoding winged helix-turn-helix domain-containing protein — MKSIIQNINKAFDHRIRLGIMSVLMVNESADFSTLKELLGVTDGNLASHAKALELENYIEIQKQFIGKKPNTSYRATKEGRLAFVAHIDALEKLIQKK; from the coding sequence TTGAAGAGTATAATTCAAAATATAAATAAAGCTTTTGACCATCGCATTCGACTTGGCATCATGTCTGTATTGATGGTCAATGAATCGGCTGATTTTAGTACTCTAAAAGAGCTCCTAGGTGTTACTGACGGTAATTTAGCCAGTCATGCTAAGGCATTGGAATTGGAAAACTATATTGAGATACAAAAACAGTTTATTGGTAAAAAACCTAATACTAGTTACAGGGCAACCAAAGAAGGTAGACTTGCATTTGTAGCACATATTGACGCTCTTGAAAAATTGATACAAAAAAAGTAA
- a CDS encoding sterol desaturase family protein, with product MEEYGKILIIAMPIFLLLIIIEKSYGLYIKQDHVPLIDSVSSISSGITNSVKDILGLTITFISYEWLVSKIAVYHIENTIITYIVGFIVIDFYGYWSHRLSHQINFLWNKHAIHHSSEEFNLACALRQPIASFVNLFTFLLIPAALLGVPATVIAITLPLHLFLQFWYHTKYIKKMGVLEHILVTPSHHRVHHAINPEYLDKNHSQIFIFWDKIFGTFQEELETVPPVFGITRPANTWNPIRINFQHLALMISDAWRAENWKDKFTIWFKPTGWRPENFEEKYPVNKITDVYNYAKYGTDNSTKLIYWSITQVMITLLFVSYLFSNIAKIGFPNIFYYGFFIFITIYSYTELMDKNRFAVLWESLRLVTVLAIIYYFGDWFGLNAVFPFGNIVIIGYLIISLLITIYFVKIDFKNTKPVLVNS from the coding sequence ATGGAAGAGTACGGGAAAATATTAATTATTGCAATGCCGATTTTTTTATTACTAATTATAATCGAAAAATCTTATGGTTTATACATAAAACAAGACCATGTACCACTTATAGATAGCGTATCTAGTATAAGCTCTGGAATTACAAATTCAGTAAAAGACATTCTAGGTCTTACCATTACTTTCATTTCGTATGAATGGCTAGTTTCTAAAATTGCTGTTTACCATATAGAAAACACTATTATTACCTATATCGTTGGATTTATTGTTATTGATTTTTATGGTTATTGGAGCCACCGCCTATCCCATCAAATCAACTTTCTTTGGAACAAACATGCTATTCATCATAGTAGCGAAGAATTTAATCTTGCTTGTGCCTTGCGCCAACCCATTGCTAGTTTTGTTAATTTATTTACTTTTTTACTAATACCAGCTGCCCTACTTGGCGTTCCAGCAACTGTAATTGCTATTACACTACCACTGCATTTATTTTTACAATTTTGGTATCACACCAAGTATATCAAAAAAATGGGTGTTTTAGAACATATCTTAGTTACTCCCTCTCATCACAGGGTTCATCATGCCATAAATCCTGAATATTTAGATAAAAACCATTCACAGATTTTTATATTCTGGGATAAAATTTTTGGTACTTTTCAGGAAGAATTAGAAACTGTACCGCCTGTTTTTGGTATTACGAGACCTGCAAATACATGGAATCCTATTCGAATTAATTTTCAGCATCTCGCATTAATGATTAGTGATGCATGGCGTGCTGAGAATTGGAAAGATAAATTTACTATTTGGTTTAAACCAACCGGCTGGCGACCTGAAAATTTTGAAGAAAAATATCCCGTAAATAAAATTACCGACGTATATAATTATGCTAAATACGGTACTGATAATTCTACAAAACTTATCTATTGGTCGATTACTCAAGTTATGATAACCCTTTTATTTGTAAGCTATTTATTTAGTAACATTGCCAAGATCGGTTTTCCAAATATCTTTTATTATGGCTTTTTTATTTTTATCACTATCTACAGTTATACGGAACTAATGGACAAAAATCGTTTTGCTGTTTTATGGGAAAGCTTACGATTAGTAACTGTTCTTGCAATTATTTATTATTTCGGAGATTGGTTTGGTCTGAACGCAGTCTTTCCTTTTGGAAATATTGTTATTATCGGATACCTTATTATTTCCTTATTAATCACGATTTATTTCGTGAAAATCGATTTCAAAAACACAAAACCTGTTCTGGTAAACTCTTAA
- the kdsA gene encoding 3-deoxy-8-phosphooctulonate synthase, giving the protein MNIQHIPQIKHTDSGNFFLLAGPCAIEGEEMAMRIAEKLIGITDKLQIPYVFKGSFKKANRSRIDSFSGIGDEKALKILRKVSETFHVPTVTDIHTNEDAEMAAQYVDVLQIPAFLVRQTDLVVAAANTGKVVNLKKGQFMSPESMKHAVQKVLDCNNQNVMVTDRGTMFGYQDMIVDYRGIPTMQQYATTVLDVTHSLQQPNQTVGVTGGRPDMIETVAKAGIAVGVDGIFIETHFDPANAKSDGANMLHLDYFEDLMTKLVAIRKTINQF; this is encoded by the coding sequence ATGAACATACAACATATTCCACAAATTAAGCATACAGATAGCGGTAATTTCTTTTTATTAGCAGGGCCTTGTGCCATTGAAGGTGAAGAGATGGCAATGCGTATTGCTGAAAAATTAATTGGTATTACCGATAAACTTCAAATTCCTTATGTTTTTAAGGGATCATTTAAAAAAGCAAACCGTTCTAGAATTGATAGCTTCTCTGGAATTGGTGATGAAAAAGCATTAAAAATCTTAAGAAAAGTTTCTGAAACATTTCATGTTCCTACTGTAACTGATATTCACACTAATGAAGATGCTGAAATGGCTGCTCAATATGTAGATGTTTTACAAATACCTGCATTTTTAGTACGTCAAACTGATCTAGTTGTGGCTGCAGCCAATACTGGAAAGGTAGTTAACTTGAAAAAAGGACAATTTATGAGTCCTGAAAGCATGAAACACGCTGTACAAAAAGTATTAGATTGTAACAATCAAAATGTTATGGTTACTGACCGTGGTACTATGTTTGGCTACCAAGATATGATTGTTGACTATAGAGGTATTCCAACAATGCAACAATATGCTACAACTGTTCTTGATGTAACACATTCGCTACAACAACCTAACCAAACTGTAGGTGTAACTGGCGGAAGACCTGATATGATCGAAACGGTTGCAAAAGCAGGTATTGCTGTAGGCGTTGATGGTATTTTTATCGAAACGCATTTTGACCCAGCTAATGCTAAAAGTGATGGTGCAAACATGTTACATTTAGACTATTTTGAAGATTTAATGACTAAACTGGTTGCTATCAGAAAAACCATTAATCAATTTTAA
- a CDS encoding 2-dehydro-3-deoxyphosphooctonate aldolase — protein MKKLAFFIVLLITATSCVSTKSTLKNVDDNAPNLTLTKDNTFVITAYSKDKKYGYDKDYPVNIFYRTSKDETINQQRFLNALAGPNGEKITYTKLESCCPFPSKRSDMGAGFLDVYELKWEGQKKPIHLYLNIYEKGILMVPLGLTLKK, from the coding sequence ATGAAAAAATTAGCCTTTTTTATAGTTTTACTAATCACTGCCACATCTTGTGTAAGTACAAAGTCTACTTTAAAAAATGTAGATGATAATGCACCAAACTTAACCCTAACTAAAGACAATACTTTTGTTATTACAGCATACAGTAAAGACAAAAAATATGGCTATGATAAGGATTACCCAGTAAATATTTTCTACAGAACATCTAAAGATGAAACGATTAACCAACAACGTTTTTTAAATGCTTTAGCTGGCCCAAATGGAGAAAAGATAACTTATACTAAGCTTGAGAGCTGTTGTCCGTTTCCTTCTAAAAGAAGTGATATGGGAGCTGGATTTCTTGACGTATACGAACTAAAATGGGAAGGTCAGAAAAAACCAATTCATTTATATCTGAACATCTACGAAAAAGGAATTTTGATGGTGCCTCTTGGATTGACTTTGAAGAAATAA
- a CDS encoding lysoplasmalogenase — protein sequence MKSPLFLKIYLGFSLFYLLILLFNLEHIAWYLKGLLLPILWLAVYFSGDFPSKKILLGALLFSWIGDVILLFAPIAEIYFILGLVAFLISHVIYIILFNKQNRSDVVKNKGAFYMGLLAILIYLTSMLTVLLPKLGDLQVPVIVYALTISTMLLHAFRGYLVWNKPANTYIFVGAIIFVLSDSILAMDKFYEPIDKNSFFIMLTYLMAQYLIVIGILKLNSIKTK from the coding sequence ATGAAAAGCCCTTTATTCTTAAAAATCTACCTTGGTTTTAGTTTATTTTATCTTTTAATTCTTCTTTTTAATCTTGAACATATTGCCTGGTATCTAAAAGGATTACTTCTTCCCATTTTATGGCTAGCGGTTTATTTTTCTGGTGATTTCCCATCTAAAAAAATACTGCTTGGTGCTCTCTTATTTTCATGGATAGGCGATGTTATTTTATTATTTGCGCCTATTGCCGAAATCTATTTTATACTAGGTTTAGTAGCATTTTTAATATCTCACGTTATTTATATCATTCTGTTTAACAAACAAAATAGATCAGATGTGGTAAAAAACAAAGGTGCTTTTTACATGGGTTTATTAGCTATTTTGATTTATTTAACATCAATGCTTACCGTATTACTACCAAAACTAGGTGATTTACAAGTTCCTGTAATTGTTTATGCACTAACAATTTCTACAATGCTTTTACATGCATTTAGAGGTTACTTAGTTTGGAATAAACCTGCTAACACTTATATATTTGTTGGAGCTATTATTTTTGTACTCTCTGATAGTATCTTGGCAATGGATAAATTTTACGAACCTATTGATAAAAATTCGTTTTTTATAATGCTAACTTATCTTATGGCACAATATCTGATTGTAATTGGTATCTTGAAACTGAATTCAATTAAAACGAAATAG
- the prmA gene encoding 50S ribosomal protein L11 methyltransferase — protein MSNIYIGYHFTIEPKELGSEILIAELGEKAFESFTETETGISAFVQKDLWDEAILEGIHILQSDEFKIEYTFEEIEQVNWNEEWEKNFEPIDVDGNCHVRAPFHPKTNAEFDIVIEPKMSFGTGHHETTHMMIQHLLEMDVNGMKTLDMGCGTAILAILAEMKGAQPIDAIDIDNWCYLNSIENAERNNCNHITVYEGDAALLAGKKYDLIIANINRNILLNDMQSYVDCLNPKGTLLLSGFYEEDIPYIDATCTEKGLKYVKKFQRNNWVSLKYVNL, from the coding sequence ATGTCAAACATTTATATTGGGTATCACTTTACGATTGAACCTAAAGAATTAGGATCAGAAATACTAATTGCTGAATTAGGCGAGAAAGCATTTGAGAGTTTTACCGAAACTGAAACTGGGATTTCTGCATTTGTACAAAAAGATTTATGGGATGAAGCAATTCTAGAAGGTATTCATATTTTACAATCGGATGAATTTAAAATTGAGTATACATTTGAAGAAATAGAGCAAGTTAACTGGAATGAAGAATGGGAAAAAAACTTCGAACCTATTGATGTTGATGGAAACTGTCATGTTCGTGCTCCTTTTCACCCAAAAACAAATGCTGAATTTGATATTGTAATCGAACCAAAAATGAGTTTTGGTACAGGTCATCACGAAACAACTCATATGATGATTCAACATTTATTAGAAATGGATGTTAATGGAATGAAAACCTTAGATATGGGTTGCGGAACTGCTATTTTAGCTATTCTAGCCGAAATGAAAGGTGCTCAACCTATTGATGCTATTGACATTGATAATTGGTGTTATTTAAACTCAATAGAAAACGCAGAACGCAATAATTGCAATCACATTACCGTTTATGAAGGTGATGCAGCTTTGTTAGCAGGAAAAAAATACGACTTGATTATTGCTAATATCAACCGTAATATTTTATTAAACGACATGCAAAGCTATGTTGATTGCTTAAATCCAAAAGGAACTTTATTATTAAGTGGTTTCTATGAAGAAGACATTCCTTATATTGATGCAACTTGCACAGAAAAGGGCTTAAAATATGTTAAAAAATTTCAAAGAAATAATTGGGTTTCTTTAAAATACGTAAATTTGTAG
- a CDS encoding YiiX family permuted papain-like enzyme, protein MKKFKYIFAGVTLIISFCFALYITKQFFPNDPFSKATVENLKSKNTILDKIQPGDLIFQTSESSQCEAVRIATNSKFSHCGIVYFLDGKQFVFEAVQPVRLTPLDEWIKHGKDQKIVVKRLKDTTVLTPTVIEKMEIYSRNFLNTDYDPYFGWSDDKLYCSELIWKIYKNGAGIELCPLQKLKDFNLDDKRVQKILKERYGNHIPLEEDVVAPSNIVDSKLLKTVIDTY, encoded by the coding sequence ATGAAAAAATTTAAATATATATTTGCTGGAGTTACCTTAATTATTAGCTTTTGCTTTGCTTTATATATTACAAAGCAATTTTTTCCGAACGATCCTTTTTCCAAAGCTACAGTTGAAAATCTGAAGTCAAAGAATACTATTTTAGATAAAATTCAGCCAGGTGATTTAATTTTTCAAACTTCTGAATCTTCTCAATGTGAAGCAGTAAGAATTGCAACAAACTCAAAATTCTCGCACTGTGGTATCGTTTATTTTTTAGATGGCAAGCAGTTTGTTTTTGAAGCTGTTCAGCCTGTAAGACTAACTCCTTTAGATGAATGGATTAAGCATGGAAAAGATCAAAAAATTGTTGTAAAAAGATTGAAAGATACTACTGTTCTAACACCAACTGTTATTGAGAAAATGGAAATTTACAGTCGGAACTTCCTTAATACTGATTATGATCCTTATTTTGGTTGGTCTGACGATAAACTTTATTGTTCCGAGTTAATTTGGAAAATTTATAAAAATGGAGCTGGTATTGAATTATGTCCGTTGCAGAAACTAAAAGATTTTAATCTAGATGACAAACGTGTTCAAAAAATATTAAAAGAACGATATGGTAACCATATTCCACTTGAGGAAGATGTAGTTGCTCCATCAAACATCGTTGATTCTAAATTATTAAAAACTGTAATTGATACCTATTAA
- a CDS encoding ATP-dependent Clp protease adaptor ClpS, which produces MSTKEKVKERVREKESISFNNEIIVYNDDVNTFDHVIETLIRVCNHTPEQAEQCSLIVHYNGKCTVKTGSIDKLKPQCTQLLEAGLSAEIV; this is translated from the coding sequence ATGAGTACTAAAGAAAAAGTAAAAGAAAGAGTTCGGGAAAAAGAATCAATATCTTTTAACAACGAAATCATTGTATATAACGATGATGTAAATACTTTTGATCATGTAATAGAAACTTTAATTCGCGTGTGCAATCATACACCTGAACAAGCTGAACAATGCTCTTTGATTGTTCATTACAACGGAAAATGTACCGTAAAAACGGGATCAATAGATAAATTAAAACCACAATGCACTCAACTTTTAGAAGCTGGATTAAGTGCAGAGATAGTGTAA
- a CDS encoding M20/M25/M40 family metallo-hydrolase, whose amino-acid sequence MKKTSLLTILFLSGLTAFAQTPDEKNIKSIYKSALTNAKCYTWLEYLSNDIGGRLSGSTNAAKAVEYTKNQLESIGLDRVYLQEVMVPHWVRGEKETAYILDDKIKTEVPITALGGSIATPKTGVTAAVIEVKGIKELNELGDKVKGKIVFFNRPMDPENVETFKSYGGCVDQRYAGAKEAAKFGAVGTIVRSMNLRLDDFPHTGTQSYGDLQKSEYIPTAAISTNGAELLSKSLKRNPNLKFYFKQSCEQLPDALSHNVIGEIKGTENPDNIMIVGGHLDSWDLADGSHDDGAGVVQSMEVVRILKNLGYKPKNTIRVVLFMNEENGGRGGAMYEEMAQKNKENHIFALESDSGGFSPRGFSFETDDDNFKKIESYKGLFEPYLVHSFVKGHSGSDIGHLTSSKPLVKAGLKPDSQRYFDYHHAANDTFDAINKRELELGAATMASLVYLIDQNGILTK is encoded by the coding sequence ATGAAAAAAACGTCTTTATTAACTATTCTATTTTTAAGTGGATTAACCGCATTTGCGCAAACTCCTGATGAAAAGAATATTAAATCCATTTACAAATCAGCTTTAACTAACGCTAAATGTTATACATGGTTAGAATACCTATCTAATGATATTGGAGGACGCTTATCGGGTTCAACAAATGCAGCTAAGGCAGTAGAATACACAAAAAATCAATTAGAGAGTATCGGTCTTGATAGAGTGTACCTTCAAGAAGTAATGGTGCCACATTGGGTTCGTGGAGAAAAAGAAACAGCTTATATTTTAGATGATAAAATTAAAACGGAAGTACCAATTACTGCATTGGGAGGGTCAATAGCTACACCAAAAACAGGAGTTACTGCTGCAGTAATAGAAGTAAAAGGAATTAAAGAATTAAATGAGCTAGGTGACAAAGTAAAAGGTAAAATCGTATTCTTTAACCGACCAATGGATCCTGAAAACGTAGAAACCTTTAAATCATATGGTGGTTGTGTAGATCAAAGATATGCAGGAGCAAAAGAAGCAGCTAAATTTGGAGCAGTAGGAACAATTGTGCGTTCGATGAATTTAAGATTAGATGATTTTCCGCATACAGGTACACAAAGTTATGGTGATTTACAAAAATCAGAATACATACCAACAGCTGCAATAAGTACTAATGGTGCTGAGCTATTGAGCAAATCTTTAAAAAGAAATCCAAATTTAAAATTTTATTTCAAGCAATCTTGTGAGCAATTACCAGATGCATTGTCACATAATGTAATTGGAGAAATAAAAGGGACGGAAAACCCAGACAATATTATGATTGTTGGAGGACATCTTGATTCTTGGGATTTAGCAGATGGTTCACATGATGATGGGGCAGGAGTAGTACAAAGCATGGAAGTAGTTCGTATCCTTAAAAATTTAGGGTATAAACCCAAAAATACAATTCGCGTTGTTTTGTTTATGAATGAAGAAAATGGCGGAAGAGGTGGAGCTATGTACGAAGAAATGGCACAGAAAAATAAAGAGAATCATATTTTTGCTTTAGAAAGTGACTCAGGAGGATTCAGTCCAAGAGGATTTTCTTTTGAAACAGACGATGATAACTTTAAGAAAATAGAAAGCTACAAAGGTTTATTTGAGCCCTATTTGGTTCATAGTTTCGTAAAAGGGCATAGTGGATCAGATATCGGACATTTAACGTCTTCTAAGCCACTTGTAAAAGCAGGTTTAAAACCAGATTCACAACGTTACTTTGATTATCACCATGCTGCAAATGATACATTCGATGCTATAAACAAAAGAGAATTAGAACTAGGAGCAGCAACAATGGCTTCATTAGTCTATTTGATTGATCAAAACGGAATCTTAACAAAATAG
- the creD gene encoding cell envelope integrity protein CreD yields METNETPKSTSIFQSNTAKMVMIGLLTLFLLIPLEYVKNLITERSFRQNDVISEINEKWGEKVYIYGPILKIPYTSYNETVTINEKTKETVKQKIASTKYAYFFAEELNINSNVDTKILNRNNYESAVFTANMMFKGNYVQPNFSSKNIANESIQWDKATILIKTTNLKSIKEEVKIKLGNTNYVFEPVYNSTKLDGTEALETGYINLTTVLSAPKTNYSFAITYNGSKQIKLVPIGKTTNVEMKSNWASPSFTGNFLPDDKTKKISDTGFTANWKTLHINRAFSQQAFDILPDLSSYSFGVDFVIPVDQYQQNERASKYGFLVIGLTFLIFFLIQSMSKISIHIFQYSMIGLALIMFYTLLISITEHSNFTKAYILSGIAVISLITAYSYSILKSKKFPLFIGASLTGLYTFIYVIIQLENYALLVGSVGLFIILAAVMYFSRKIDWGNN; encoded by the coding sequence ATGGAAACAAATGAAACTCCAAAATCGACTTCAATTTTTCAGTCGAACACTGCCAAAATGGTTATGATTGGCTTACTTACTCTATTTTTGTTAATCCCACTTGAGTATGTAAAAAATTTAATTACGGAACGCTCTTTTAGACAGAATGATGTGATTTCTGAAATCAATGAAAAATGGGGAGAAAAAGTGTATATCTATGGGCCAATATTAAAAATCCCATATACCTCTTACAATGAAACTGTAACTATAAATGAAAAAACGAAAGAAACGGTGAAACAGAAAATAGCATCTACTAAATATGCTTACTTTTTTGCCGAAGAATTAAATATTAACTCTAATGTTGATACTAAAATACTAAATAGAAACAATTATGAATCGGCTGTTTTTACCGCTAATATGATGTTCAAAGGTAATTATGTGCAACCTAATTTTAGTAGTAAAAATATTGCTAATGAATCTATTCAATGGGATAAGGCGACCATTTTAATCAAAACCACAAATTTAAAGAGCATAAAAGAGGAAGTAAAAATAAAACTCGGGAATACAAATTATGTTTTTGAACCTGTTTATAACTCAACCAAACTTGATGGTACCGAAGCTTTAGAGACCGGCTATATCAATTTAACAACTGTCCTTTCGGCTCCCAAAACCAATTATAGTTTTGCTATTACTTACAATGGTAGTAAACAAATTAAGCTTGTTCCGATTGGTAAAACTACTAATGTTGAGATGAAATCAAATTGGGCATCTCCGAGTTTTACTGGTAATTTCTTGCCTGATGATAAAACTAAAAAGATTAGTGATACTGGATTTACAGCAAATTGGAAAACGTTGCATATCAATAGAGCATTCTCGCAACAAGCTTTTGATATATTACCTGATTTAAGCTCGTATAGTTTTGGTGTTGACTTTGTAATTCCTGTAGATCAGTACCAGCAAAATGAGCGTGCTTCTAAATATGGTTTTCTTGTAATTGGACTTACCTTTTTGATTTTCTTTTTGATTCAAAGTATGAGTAAAATTAGTATCCACATTTTCCAGTACTCAATGATAGGTTTGGCTCTTATTATGTTTTATACTTTATTAATTTCGATAACTGAACATAGTAATTTTACCAAAGCCTATATATTATCCGGAATTGCTGTTATATCACTTATTACTGCCTATTCATATTCTATTTTAAAAAGCAAGAAGTTTCCATTATTCATAGGAGCTTCACTTACCGGATTATACACTTTTATATATGTAATTATCCAATTAGAAAATTATGCATTATTAGTTGGTAGCGTAGGACTATTTATAATTCTTGCCGCTGTAATGTATTTCTCGAGAAAAATAGACTGGGGAAATAACTAA
- a CDS encoding discoidin domain-containing protein, with protein MKNSYKLYSVAVLLLLVGCKIHTSEPKTTFLGKTEWFDPNKTASTYCNPVNIGYNYTTENHNRIPESRRSSADPVIITYKGEYYLFATNQAGFFWSKDMSNWEFVYGSFQRRPGDDDQCAPAAWVVNDTMFYVGSTWKQDHPVWKSADPKSGRWLRHVDNAKLPTWDPAIFQDDDKKVYMYYGSSGKLPLVGTEVDYKTWLPVGDQAAYAKLYAATEVEDIQRPYGEIKEVVGLDPAKHGWERFGPNNDMEPAPWGDFIEGAWMTKHNGKYYMQYGAPATEFKGYANGVHVGNHPLGPFVYQKHNPMSYKPGGFVIGAGHGNTFADNYGNYWNTGTCKISIKDRFERRIDMFPAGFDKDDVMYSITAYGDFPIILPTKQRDQTKGASSGWMLLSYKKPVTVSSSEECMEVQTHRVDNGGKKVFEKICYDADNLTDENIQTYWSAKTSNPGEWLQLDLGRKMQINALQINYADHKATQYNKAMDIYYQYKIFMSDDAVNWTLVVDKSQNDKDAPHDYVELTKPIKARYIKMENIHNASGLFAVSDFRVFGNGLLEKPKPVAAFKVDRSSKDSRNAMIRWKKQPDAIGYNIYYGITPDKLYNSIMVYDESIYDFRGLDKGTNYYFTIEAFNENGISAKNEIIEVK; from the coding sequence ATGAAAAATAGCTATAAACTATATTCAGTAGCAGTCTTATTACTTTTGGTAGGATGTAAAATTCACACATCAGAACCGAAAACAACTTTTTTAGGAAAAACAGAATGGTTTGATCCCAATAAGACCGCTTCAACTTATTGTAATCCAGTAAATATTGGATACAACTATACCACCGAAAATCATAACAGGATTCCAGAATCACGTCGTTCAAGTGCCGATCCAGTAATTATTACTTATAAAGGCGAATACTATTTATTTGCTACCAATCAAGCCGGTTTCTTTTGGAGTAAGGATATGTCTAATTGGGAATTTGTTTACGGAAGTTTTCAGAGACGTCCAGGAGATGACGATCAGTGTGCTCCAGCAGCTTGGGTTGTAAACGATACAATGTTTTATGTTGGATCAACTTGGAAACAAGACCATCCTGTTTGGAAATCAGCTGATCCAAAATCAGGTAGATGGTTAAGACATGTCGATAATGCAAAACTGCCAACTTGGGATCCTGCAATTTTTCAGGATGATGATAAAAAAGTTTATATGTATTATGGCTCAAGCGGAAAATTACCACTTGTGGGGACCGAAGTTGATTATAAAACATGGTTGCCAGTAGGAGATCAAGCAGCTTATGCAAAATTGTACGCAGCAACCGAAGTAGAAGATATTCAGCGTCCGTATGGAGAGATAAAAGAAGTTGTAGGCTTAGATCCTGCAAAACACGGATGGGAACGTTTTGGCCCCAATAATGATATGGAACCAGCACCTTGGGGAGATTTCATAGAAGGAGCTTGGATGACCAAACACAACGGAAAGTATTATATGCAATACGGAGCGCCAGCTACGGAGTTCAAAGGTTATGCTAATGGAGTTCATGTAGGTAATCATCCATTAGGACCATTTGTTTACCAAAAGCACAATCCGATGTCATATAAACCTGGGGGATTTGTAATAGGAGCAGGACACGGAAATACGTTTGCTGATAATTATGGGAATTACTGGAATACTGGAACTTGCAAAATTTCAATAAAAGATCGTTTTGAGCGTCGCATCGATATGTTTCCGGCAGGATTTGATAAAGATGATGTAATGTATTCGATCACTGCATATGGTGATTTTCCAATAATTTTACCAACAAAACAAAGAGACCAAACCAAAGGAGCTTCATCAGGATGGATGTTACTTTCATATAAAAAGCCAGTAACTGTTTCTTCATCAGAAGAATGTATGGAAGTTCAAACACATCGAGTTGACAACGGCGGGAAAAAAGTTTTTGAAAAAATATGCTACGATGCAGATAATCTAACAGATGAAAATATTCAAACCTATTGGTCAGCAAAAACGAGTAATCCAGGCGAATGGTTGCAACTAGATTTAGGTAGAAAAATGCAGATAAACGCTTTGCAAATAAACTATGCAGACCATAAAGCAACGCAATACAACAAGGCAATGGATATTTATTATCAGTACAAGATATTTATGTCTGATGATGCCGTAAATTGGACTTTGGTTGTAGATAAATCTCAGAATGATAAAGATGCGCCACATGATTATGTAGAATTAACAAAGCCAATAAAGGCACGTTACATAAAAATGGAAAACATACACAATGCTTCAGGATTATTTGCTGTATCAGACTTTAGAGTTTTTGGAAATGGATTATTAGAAAAACCAAAACCAGTTGCAGCGTTTAAAGTGGATAGAAGCTCTAAAGATTCGCGTAACGCAATGATACGTTGGAAAAAGCAACCAGATGCAATAGGATATAATATCTATTACGGGATTACACCTGATAAATTATACAATAGCATTATGGTTTACGATGAAAGCATTTATGATTTTAGAGGTTTAGATAAAGGGACGAACTATTATTTTACTATTGAGGCTTTTAATGAGAATGGAATTAGTGCAAAAAATGAAATTATAGAAGTGAAATAA